A genomic window from Elaeis guineensis isolate ETL-2024a chromosome 3, EG11, whole genome shotgun sequence includes:
- the LOC105042084 gene encoding LOW QUALITY PROTEIN: trimethyltridecatetraene synthase (The sequence of the model RefSeq protein was modified relative to this genomic sequence to represent the inferred CDS: inserted 1 base in 1 codon): protein MESPSLVVSLAAILASILFLLRSLFGRRRRKLNLPPGPKPWPIIGNLNLISSLPHRSLHALSQKYGPLMHLYFGSFPVIVAASVDVAKLVLKTHDVTFCGRPKTAAGKYTTYNYSDITWSXYGPYWRQARKMCIMELFSAKRLDSYEYIRVEEVKNLLRDLFNSAGRSVNLKDHLSNVSLNVISRMVLGKKYLVKSEGAIVSPEEFKAMLDELFLLNGVMNIGDSIPWLGFLDLQGYIKRMKKVGKKFDRFLEHVLDEHNERRRREGENFVAMDMVDVLLQLADDPSLEVKLERHGVKAFTQDLIAGGTESSAVTVEWAISELLKRPEIFKKATEELDRVIGRERWVEEKEVHNLPYIEAIVKETMRMHPVAPLLVPRMSREDCNIAGYDILAGTRVLVNVWTIGRDPTIWDSPEEFRPERFIGSNIDVKGQDFELLPFGSGRRMCPGYSLGLKVIQVSLANLLHGFAWRLPDGMKVEDLSMEEIFGLSTPKKVPLEVVVQPKLPAHLYGV from the exons ATGGAATCACCATCCCTGGTCGTATCTCTAGCAGCCATACTAGCATCCATCCTCTTCCTCCTCAGATCCCTTTTCGGTCGCCGCCGCCGTAAGTTAAACCTCCCTCCCGGCCCAAAGCCATGGCCCATCATCGGAAACCTCAACCTCATCAGCTCCCTCCCCCACCGTTCCCTCCACGCCCTCTCGCAAAAGTACGGCCCCCTCATGCATCTTTACTTCGGATCCTTCCCGGTCATCGTCGCCGCCTCCGTCGACGTGGCCAAACTCGTCCTCAAAACCCATGATGTCACCTTCTGCGGCCGGCCCAAGACCGCCGCCGGCAAGTACACCACCTACAACTACTCCGACATCACTTGGT AATACGGCCCATACTGGCGCCAGGCTCGCAAGATGTGCATCATGGAGCTCTTCAGTGCGAAGAGGCTGGACTCTTATGAGTACATAAGAGTGGAGGAGGTCAAGAACCTCCTCCGGGACCTCTTTAATTCCGCCGGGAGGTCCGTTAACCTCAAAGACCACCTCTCGAACGTTAGTCTCAATGTCATAAGCCGAATGGTGCTGGGAAAGAAGTATTTGGTCAAGTCCGAGGGGGCGATCGTGTCGCCTGAGGAGTTCAAGGCGATGCTCGACGAGCTCTTCTTGCTGAACGGTGTCATGAACATCGGAGACTCGATACCATGGCTGGGTTTCTTGGACTTGCAAGGgtacatcaagaggatgaagaagGTGGGTAAGAAGTTCGATAGGTTCCTCGAGCATGTGCTCGACGAGCACAACGAGAGGCGGCGGAGGGAGGGGGAGAATTTCGTGGCCATGGACATGGTTGATGTTCTTCTGCAGCTCGCCGACGATCCCAGTTTGGAGGTCAAGCTTGAGAGGCATGGCGTCAAGGCCTTCACTCAG GACCTGATCGCCGGTGGCACAGAGAGCTCCGCCGTGACCGTGGAATGGGCCATCTCTGAACTCCTGAAACGACCGGAAATCTTCAAGAAGGCCACCGAGGAGCTCGACCGGGTCATCGGAAGGGAGCGGTGGGTCGAGGAGAAGGAAGTCCACAATCTCCCCTACATCGAGGCTATAGTGAAGGAGACCATGAGGATGCACCCGGTGGCTCCCCTGCTCGTTCCCCGGATGTCCCGTGAAGACTGCAACATCGCCGGCTACGACATCCTGGCCGGGACCCGTGTTTTGGTCAACGTGTGGACCATCGGGAGGGACCCGACGATATGGGATTCACCGGAGGAATTCCGGCCGGAGCGGTTCATCGGGAGCAACATTGATGTGAAGGGGCAGGACTTCGAGCTTTTGCCTTTTGGATCCGGGAGGCGGATGTGCCCTGGGTACAGCCTTGGGCTCAAGGTGATCCAGGTGAGCCTGGCCAACCTTCTGCATGGTTTTGCTTGGAGGCTGCCGGACGGCATGAAGGTGGAGGACCTGAGCATGGAGGAGATCTTCGGGTTGTCGACCCCAAAAAAGGTGCCACTTGAAGTAGTTGTCCAACCGAAGCTCCCCGCTCATCTCTATGGTGTGTGA